From Echeneis naucrates chromosome 7, fEcheNa1.1, whole genome shotgun sequence, one genomic window encodes:
- the atf7a gene encoding cyclic AMP-dependent transcription factor ATF-7a isoform X1, which produces MFSSSPLPQLHCKLFAKMGDDRPFVCNAPGCGQRFTNEDHLAVHKHKHEMTLKFGPPRTDSVIIADQTPTPTRFLKNCEEVGLFNELASSFEQDDDEKRAKNSLPAANSVALDMSLQTPSDMKVKEEAPVEVDSSPPGSPESISGKSDSSRELLVKGKDTPPRSSAPTPTIVRPGSLPLHLGFDALQPTMPSPTSVITQAPPSNRTLGSPTSHYPMMMLPSGQAVPLLPGPVQMPSVINLARPLCMVPNIPGIPGPPLGGSSSGSNSPSGYSIHSEAKMRLKAALSQQSPSGQSMGVMAMGSSPMVPQKAEQSQLLVQQPDAPSPAQPQVSPAQPTGGRRRRTADDDPDERRQRFLERNRAAASRCRQKRKLWVSSLEKKAEELSSLNVSLSNEVSLLRNEVAHLKQLLLAHKDCPVTTLQKKTAYLAAEDNIKDTSEPTGSPAPVIQHSSLAPSPSGGQNGLSSRAAAEAMAMSVLAGMGQQQRAESGPSHIIMAAQSQSAAR; this is translated from the exons AGGTTTACCAATGAGGACCACTTGGCtgtacacaaacataaacatgagATGACACTGAAATTTGGACCACCCAGGACCGACTCTGTGATAATTGCAG ACCAGACGCCTACTCCCACCCGCTTCCTAAAGAACTGCGAGGAGGTTGGTCTGTTCAACGAGCTGGCCAGCTCCTTTGAACAAGACGATGATGAAAAGAGGGCCAAGAACTCT CTCCCTGCTGCCAACTCTGTGGCTTTGGACATGAGCCTGCAGACGCCATCAGACATGAAGGTGAAAGAGGAGGCACCTGTAGAGGTCGACTCCTCACCTCCCGGCAGCCCTGAATCTATCTCTGGAaagtcagacagcagcagagaactTTTGGTTAAAGGAAAG GACACCCCCCCAAGGAGTTCAGCCCCCACACCAACTATTGTGCGTCCAGGTTCCCTCCCACTGCACTTGGGCTTTGATGCCCTCCAGCCCACCATGCCTTCACCAACGTCAGTCATCACACAGGCTCCACCCTCCAATCGTACTCTTGG TTCGCCAACCAGCCACTACCCCATGATGATGCTTCCTTCTGGTCAGGCAGTGCCTCTGCTCCCCGGCCCTGTACAGATGCCCTCCGTCATTAAT TTGGCCCGACCCTTGTGCATGGTACCCAACATTCCTGGGATCCCTGGTCCTCCTCTGGGAGGGAGCAGCAGCGGCTCTAACTCCCCCTCTGGCTACAGCATCCACTCAGAGGCCAAGATG CGTCTGAAGGCTGCGCTGTCCCAGCAAAGCCCATCAGGACAGAGTATGGGGGTTATGGCCATGGGCAGCAGCCCCATGGTGCCTCAGAAGGCAGAGCAGAGCCAGCTTCTTGTGCAACAACCAGATGCTCCATCACCTGCGCAACCTCAG GTATCTCCAGCACAGCCTACAGGTGGGCGTCGGCGGCGTACAGCAGACGATGACCCAGATGAACGAAGGCAGCGCTTCCTAGAGAGAAATCGGGCAGCTGCGTCCCGCTGCAGACAGAAACGCAAACTGTGGGTCAGCTCCCTAGAGAAGAAGGCTGAGGAGCTCAGCAGCCTGAATGTCTCACTTTCG AATGAAGTTTCTCTGTTGCGGAATGAGGTGGCTCatttgaagcagctgctgctggcccATAAGGACTGTCCTGTTACCACCCTACAGAAGAAGACTGCTTATTTAG CTGCAGAGGACAACATTAAAGACACCTCAGAGCCTACAGGTTCTCCAGCCCCGGTGATCCAGCACAGCTCTTTGGCTCCTAGCCCCTCTGGAGGGCAAAATGGCTTGAGCTCaagggcagcagcagaggccatGGCTATGTCTGTGCTAGCAGGAATGGGCCAGCAGCAGAGGGCTGAGAGTGGACCCTCTCACATTATCATGGCTGCACAGTCTCAATCTGCTGCCAGATGA
- the atf7a gene encoding cyclic AMP-dependent transcription factor ATF-7a isoform X2, translating into MGDDRPFVCNAPGCGQRFTNEDHLAVHKHKHEMTLKFGPPRTDSVIIADQTPTPTRFLKNCEEVGLFNELASSFEQDDDEKRAKNSLPAANSVALDMSLQTPSDMKVKEEAPVEVDSSPPGSPESISGKSDSSRELLVKGKDTPPRSSAPTPTIVRPGSLPLHLGFDALQPTMPSPTSVITQAPPSNRTLGSPTSHYPMMMLPSGQAVPLLPGPVQMPSVINLARPLCMVPNIPGIPGPPLGGSSSGSNSPSGYSIHSEAKMRLKAALSQQSPSGQSMGVMAMGSSPMVPQKAEQSQLLVQQPDAPSPAQPQVSPAQPTGGRRRRTADDDPDERRQRFLERNRAAASRCRQKRKLWVSSLEKKAEELSSLNVSLSNEVSLLRNEVAHLKQLLLAHKDCPVTTLQKKTAYLAAEDNIKDTSEPTGSPAPVIQHSSLAPSPSGGQNGLSSRAAAEAMAMSVLAGMGQQQRAESGPSHIIMAAQSQSAAR; encoded by the exons AGGTTTACCAATGAGGACCACTTGGCtgtacacaaacataaacatgagATGACACTGAAATTTGGACCACCCAGGACCGACTCTGTGATAATTGCAG ACCAGACGCCTACTCCCACCCGCTTCCTAAAGAACTGCGAGGAGGTTGGTCTGTTCAACGAGCTGGCCAGCTCCTTTGAACAAGACGATGATGAAAAGAGGGCCAAGAACTCT CTCCCTGCTGCCAACTCTGTGGCTTTGGACATGAGCCTGCAGACGCCATCAGACATGAAGGTGAAAGAGGAGGCACCTGTAGAGGTCGACTCCTCACCTCCCGGCAGCCCTGAATCTATCTCTGGAaagtcagacagcagcagagaactTTTGGTTAAAGGAAAG GACACCCCCCCAAGGAGTTCAGCCCCCACACCAACTATTGTGCGTCCAGGTTCCCTCCCACTGCACTTGGGCTTTGATGCCCTCCAGCCCACCATGCCTTCACCAACGTCAGTCATCACACAGGCTCCACCCTCCAATCGTACTCTTGG TTCGCCAACCAGCCACTACCCCATGATGATGCTTCCTTCTGGTCAGGCAGTGCCTCTGCTCCCCGGCCCTGTACAGATGCCCTCCGTCATTAAT TTGGCCCGACCCTTGTGCATGGTACCCAACATTCCTGGGATCCCTGGTCCTCCTCTGGGAGGGAGCAGCAGCGGCTCTAACTCCCCCTCTGGCTACAGCATCCACTCAGAGGCCAAGATG CGTCTGAAGGCTGCGCTGTCCCAGCAAAGCCCATCAGGACAGAGTATGGGGGTTATGGCCATGGGCAGCAGCCCCATGGTGCCTCAGAAGGCAGAGCAGAGCCAGCTTCTTGTGCAACAACCAGATGCTCCATCACCTGCGCAACCTCAG GTATCTCCAGCACAGCCTACAGGTGGGCGTCGGCGGCGTACAGCAGACGATGACCCAGATGAACGAAGGCAGCGCTTCCTAGAGAGAAATCGGGCAGCTGCGTCCCGCTGCAGACAGAAACGCAAACTGTGGGTCAGCTCCCTAGAGAAGAAGGCTGAGGAGCTCAGCAGCCTGAATGTCTCACTTTCG AATGAAGTTTCTCTGTTGCGGAATGAGGTGGCTCatttgaagcagctgctgctggcccATAAGGACTGTCCTGTTACCACCCTACAGAAGAAGACTGCTTATTTAG CTGCAGAGGACAACATTAAAGACACCTCAGAGCCTACAGGTTCTCCAGCCCCGGTGATCCAGCACAGCTCTTTGGCTCCTAGCCCCTCTGGAGGGCAAAATGGCTTGAGCTCaagggcagcagcagaggccatGGCTATGTCTGTGCTAGCAGGAATGGGCCAGCAGCAGAGGGCTGAGAGTGGACCCTCTCACATTATCATGGCTGCACAGTCTCAATCTGCTGCCAGATGA